A genomic window from Variovorax paradoxus includes:
- a CDS encoding phosphoethanolamine transferase, whose translation MSVSRIAPAPLQRVGTSDSKTPHSPASGGPWVRFNLWLERPRSAAVVVLWLSLYLVLTTNWPLWNELARIGGAPSTYMSTIVVMSLLTLCGSAAMLSLTAWSRWMKPLWLAVVVLAAVVQHYMLEYRVVMDPTMIANALQTDPNEARDLLSWRMAFNVGVVVLPAAWLLWRVRVAPMGILSKLWRNMALLLLSVVVALGAAVSMNRELAPLMRNNVHLRYMMNPIATLYSTGSLLIKPLFKRSGKLIPVTAGTALGASYAAQTKPPLFVVVVGETARADHFALNGYARDTTPELAKRGVLSYRDVHSCGTNTLASVPCMFSPLGKQGYESRKDDYENLVDVLQAAGLAVFWLDNQAGCKDVCTRVPNASAFDGLDAATKKALCDGDECLDDVMLKGLDERIAALPAERRAKGIVLVMHQMGSHGPAYYKRSAPDVKRFQPECKTNALAECGHAELMNVYDNSIVQTDRFLGQTIDWLKAQSKQYDPAMLYVSDHGESLGEYGLFLHGVPYSFAPEAQKHVPMVTWFSEGMSERRKLSRSCMEAGLDAPLTHDNLYHTVLGVMDVTTPTYKPALDALASCRAKA comes from the coding sequence ATGTCTGTTTCGCGAATCGCTCCCGCCCCATTGCAGCGGGTGGGTACTTCTGACTCCAAAACGCCACACTCGCCTGCCTCCGGCGGCCCGTGGGTGCGCTTCAATCTGTGGCTGGAGCGGCCGCGTTCGGCCGCCGTGGTCGTCCTGTGGCTCAGCCTCTACCTCGTCCTGACCACCAACTGGCCGCTGTGGAACGAGTTGGCCCGCATCGGCGGCGCGCCGAGCACCTACATGTCGACCATCGTGGTCATGAGCCTGCTCACGCTGTGCGGCTCGGCGGCCATGCTGTCGCTCACAGCCTGGTCGCGATGGATGAAGCCGCTGTGGCTCGCCGTGGTCGTGCTGGCCGCGGTGGTGCAGCACTACATGCTCGAGTACCGCGTGGTGATGGACCCGACCATGATCGCCAACGCGTTGCAGACCGACCCGAACGAGGCACGCGACCTGTTGAGCTGGCGCATGGCCTTCAACGTGGGTGTGGTGGTTCTGCCCGCGGCCTGGTTGCTGTGGCGGGTGCGCGTTGCGCCGATGGGCATTCTGTCGAAGCTCTGGCGCAACATGGCGCTGCTGCTGCTGTCGGTGGTCGTGGCGCTGGGTGCGGCTGTGTCCATGAACCGCGAGCTGGCGCCGCTGATGCGCAACAACGTTCATCTGCGCTACATGATGAACCCCATCGCGACCCTCTATTCCACGGGTTCGCTGCTCATCAAGCCACTGTTCAAGCGCAGCGGCAAGCTGATTCCGGTCACCGCCGGCACGGCGCTGGGCGCGAGCTATGCGGCCCAGACCAAGCCGCCGCTGTTCGTGGTGGTGGTGGGCGAGACGGCGCGCGCCGACCATTTCGCCCTCAACGGCTATGCGCGCGACACTACGCCCGAGCTGGCCAAGCGTGGTGTGCTGAGCTACCGCGACGTGCATTCCTGCGGCACCAACACGCTGGCCTCGGTGCCGTGCATGTTCTCGCCGCTGGGCAAGCAGGGCTACGAATCGCGCAAGGACGACTACGAGAACCTGGTCGACGTGCTGCAGGCCGCCGGGCTGGCTGTGTTCTGGCTCGACAACCAGGCCGGCTGCAAGGACGTCTGCACCCGCGTGCCGAACGCTTCGGCCTTCGACGGCCTCGATGCCGCCACGAAGAAGGCGCTGTGCGACGGCGACGAATGCCTCGACGACGTGATGCTCAAGGGCCTGGACGAGCGCATCGCCGCGTTGCCGGCCGAGCGCCGCGCCAAGGGCATCGTGCTGGTGATGCATCAGATGGGCAGCCACGGCCCGGCCTACTACAAGCGCTCGGCACCCGACGTGAAGCGCTTCCAGCCCGAGTGCAAGACCAATGCGCTGGCCGAGTGCGGCCACGCCGAGCTGATGAACGTGTACGACAACTCGATCGTGCAGACCGACCGCTTCCTCGGCCAGACCATCGACTGGCTCAAGGCGCAATCGAAGCAATACGACCCGGCGATGCTGTACGTAAGCGACCACGGCGAATCGCTCGGCGAATACGGCCTGTTCCTGCACGGAGTGCCCTACAGCTTCGCGCCCGAGGCGCAGAAGCACGTGCCCATGGTCACGTGGTTCAGCGAAGGCATGAGCGAGCGGCGCAAGCTCTCGCGCTCGTGCATGGAGGCGGGGCTCGATGCGCCGCTCACGCACGACAACCTGTACCACACGGTGCTTGGCGTGATGGATGTGACCACGCCCACCTACAAGCCGGCACTGGACGCCCTCGCATCCTGCCGCGCGAAGGCCTGA
- a CDS encoding peroxidase-related enzyme (This protein belongs to a clade of uncharacterized proteins related to peroxidases such as the alkylhydroperoxidase AhpD.), which translates to MTTARYPLAELKDLPEDIRIAILAVQEKAGFVPNVFLGLARRPAEWRAFFAYHDALMLKEEGSLTKGDREMIVTTTSAANQCLYCVVAHGALLRIYEKKPLVADQVAVNYRKADITPRQRAMLDFAMKVCDRSHEIDDSDFPPLHAHGFDDEDIWDIAAITAFFGLSNRLASFSGMQPNNEFFLMGRLPREKK; encoded by the coding sequence ATGACAACGGCCCGCTACCCTCTTGCCGAACTGAAAGACCTGCCCGAGGACATCCGCATCGCGATCCTCGCCGTGCAGGAAAAGGCCGGCTTCGTGCCCAATGTGTTCCTCGGCCTCGCGCGCCGCCCCGCCGAGTGGCGCGCGTTCTTCGCGTACCACGACGCGCTCATGCTCAAGGAAGAAGGCTCGCTCACCAAGGGCGATCGCGAGATGATCGTCACCACCACCAGCGCGGCCAACCAGTGCTTGTACTGCGTGGTGGCGCACGGCGCGCTGCTGCGCATCTACGAGAAAAAGCCGCTGGTGGCCGACCAGGTGGCGGTGAACTACCGCAAGGCCGACATTACGCCGCGCCAGCGCGCGATGCTCGACTTTGCGATGAAGGTCTGCGACCGCTCGCACGAGATCGACGACAGCGACTTTCCGCCGCTGCACGCACATGGCTTCGACGACGAGGACATCTGGGACATCGCAGCCATCACCGCCTTCTTCGGCCTGAGCAACCGCCTGGCCAGCTTCAGCGGCATGCAGCCGAACAACGAGTTCTTCCTCATGGGGCGACTGCCCCGCGAGAAGAAGTAG
- a CDS encoding HAD family hydrolase — translation MQRRLLLLSPIAAAMAAAGCASLSSSTGPALSPGHWDAFNRAQIEGLIASLGKGSPGYNAAKPPYVVFDWDNTSVFLDIEEASLIYQLENLVFGATPAQLEVALRKNIPKKDFLPAYNNAAGQPVNIDRLVPDIVASYTWLYQNYRGLKGDQSLAVVALSPHYGAFTTKVRYLYEAIGDTFDHDTAYPWVTYLFAGMTEAQVRKLTADTVAWQLKEPVAKVKWTSPTALPGRAGVVSVSWKNGLRLQPEMQELYAAFRNAGFDVWVCSASFVDVIKEISSNPAFGYNNPPERVLAMELERDSNGMIQPEFRRGYDQTQGPGKTKNIQRFLVSKYGYGPSFVAGDSEGDQNMMADFADTKKVLIVNRLRDPKTDIGKFSAMAVQNYGKADTRYLLQGRDDNTGSWVSSQLHTPLGATQGKALK, via the coding sequence ATGCAACGTCGCCTCCTTCTTCTCTCGCCAATTGCCGCTGCGATGGCTGCGGCCGGCTGTGCCAGCCTCTCGTCTTCCACGGGGCCGGCCCTTTCGCCCGGCCACTGGGACGCCTTCAACCGCGCGCAGATCGAGGGCCTGATCGCCAGCCTCGGCAAGGGCAGCCCGGGCTACAACGCCGCAAAGCCGCCGTACGTGGTGTTCGACTGGGACAACACCAGCGTCTTCCTCGACATCGAAGAGGCCTCGCTCATCTACCAACTCGAGAACCTCGTCTTCGGCGCCACGCCCGCGCAGCTCGAAGTGGCGCTGCGCAAGAACATCCCGAAGAAAGACTTCCTGCCCGCGTACAACAACGCAGCCGGCCAGCCGGTGAACATCGACCGCCTGGTGCCCGACATCGTCGCGAGCTACACATGGCTCTACCAGAACTACAGGGGCCTGAAGGGCGACCAGTCGCTGGCCGTGGTGGCACTGAGCCCGCACTACGGTGCATTCACCACCAAGGTGCGCTATCTCTACGAAGCCATTGGCGACACCTTCGACCACGACACGGCCTACCCGTGGGTGACGTATCTCTTCGCCGGCATGACCGAGGCGCAGGTGCGCAAGCTCACGGCCGACACGGTGGCGTGGCAGCTGAAGGAGCCGGTCGCCAAGGTCAAGTGGACTTCGCCCACGGCACTGCCGGGCCGCGCGGGCGTGGTCTCGGTGAGCTGGAAGAACGGCCTGCGCCTGCAGCCCGAAATGCAGGAGCTGTACGCCGCCTTCCGCAACGCGGGCTTCGACGTGTGGGTATGCTCGGCGTCGTTCGTCGATGTGATCAAGGAAATTTCGTCGAACCCCGCTTTCGGCTACAACAACCCACCTGAGCGCGTGCTCGCGATGGAGCTGGAGCGCGATTCCAACGGCATGATCCAGCCCGAGTTCCGCCGCGGCTACGACCAGACGCAGGGCCCGGGCAAGACGAAGAACATCCAGCGCTTCCTGGTCAGCAAGTACGGCTACGGCCCGAGCTTCGTGGCCGGCGACAGCGAAGGCGACCAGAACATGATGGCCGACTTTGCCGACACGAAGAAAGTGCTGATCGTCAACCGCCTGCGCGATCCGAAGACCGACATCGGCAAGTTTTCGGCCATGGCGGTGCAGAACTATGGCAAGGCCGACACGCGCTACCTGCTGCAGGGGCGAGACGACAACACGGGCTCGTGGGTGAGCTCGCAGCTGCATACGCCACTCGGAGCAACGCAAGGCAAGGCCCTGAAGTAA
- the eutC gene encoding ethanolamine ammonia-lyase subunit EutC: MSDSPVTPNPWAQWRSATPARLALGRAGAGMPTDETLRFGWAHAMARDAIHAALDVDALEAALTAQRWEVARARSRAADRTEYLRRPDLGRQLDEDAATRLLGDRRYGCDVCVVVGDGLSSLAAARHTVPLLAALRSHLPPDTSFAPVVIATQARVALADEVGELFGAALSVMLIGERPGLSSPDSLGIYLTHSPKRGRHDAERNCISNVRPEGLPYEVAAFKLAWLMRESLRRGLTGIGLKDESDLAVLEQRQAPSLAR, from the coding sequence ATGAGCGATTCACCGGTCACCCCCAACCCCTGGGCGCAATGGCGCTCGGCCACGCCCGCCCGGCTGGCACTGGGCCGCGCAGGCGCCGGCATGCCGACCGACGAGACACTGCGCTTCGGATGGGCGCATGCGATGGCGCGCGACGCAATTCATGCCGCGCTCGACGTCGATGCGCTCGAAGCCGCATTGACCGCGCAGCGCTGGGAAGTGGCGCGCGCACGCAGCCGCGCCGCGGATCGCACCGAATACCTGCGCCGGCCCGATCTCGGCCGCCAGCTCGATGAAGACGCAGCCACGCGCCTGCTCGGCGACCGGCGCTACGGCTGCGATGTCTGCGTGGTGGTCGGCGACGGGCTCTCCTCGCTCGCGGCAGCCCGTCATACGGTGCCACTGCTCGCGGCATTGCGATCGCACCTGCCGCCCGACACGAGCTTCGCACCCGTGGTCATCGCCACGCAGGCGCGCGTCGCGCTGGCCGACGAGGTGGGCGAACTGTTCGGTGCGGCGCTCTCGGTCATGCTGATCGGGGAGCGGCCCGGCCTCAGCTCGCCCGACAGCCTCGGCATCTACCTGACCCATTCGCCCAAGCGCGGCCGGCACGACGCCGAGCGCAACTGCATCTCGAACGTGCGCCCCGAAGGCCTGCCCTACGAAGTGGCCGCGTTCAAGCTGGCATGGCTGATGCGAGAGTCCCTGCGCAGGGGACTGACCGGCATCGGGCTCAAGGACGAGAGCGATCTCGCGGTGCTTGAACAGCGCCAGGCGCCATCGCTCGCGCGCTGA
- a CDS encoding ethanolamine ammonia-lyase subunit EutB, which produces MLYRTTIADQVFAFEDLRQVMAFASPARSGDYLAGVGAATAQQRMAARHVLADTPLKQFLTEALIPYESDNITRLIIDSHDAQAFAPVSHLTVGDFRNWLLSEAATTATLTALAPGLTPEMVAAVSKIMRNQDLVSIAKKCSVVTRFRDTIGLPGHLAVRLQPNHPTDDLRGVAASTLDGLLYGAGDAVIGLNPASDSMPVLGQLLHMLDEVIQRFEIPTQSCVLTHVTNTLKLAEAGAPVDLVFQSIAGTERANLSFGVTPELLDEAYAAALSLKRGTIGDNVMYFETGQGSALSANANFGVDQQTCEARAYALARRYKPFLINTVVGFIGPEYLYDGKQIIRAGLEDHFCGKLLGLPIGCDICYTNHAEADQDDMDTLLVLLGTSGINFIMGIPGADDVMLNYQSTSFHDALFLRETLGLKRAPEFEAWLQRMQITNAAGQLAPPSSNRLLADMSGLSALAS; this is translated from the coding sequence ATGCTGTATCGCACCACCATCGCCGACCAGGTCTTCGCCTTCGAAGACCTGCGGCAGGTCATGGCCTTCGCAAGCCCCGCGCGCTCGGGAGACTACCTCGCGGGCGTCGGCGCGGCCACCGCGCAGCAGCGCATGGCCGCGCGCCATGTGCTGGCCGACACGCCGCTCAAGCAGTTCCTCACCGAAGCGCTGATTCCGTACGAGAGCGACAACATCACGCGCCTCATCATCGACAGCCACGACGCGCAGGCCTTCGCGCCGGTGTCGCACCTCACGGTCGGCGACTTCCGCAACTGGCTGCTGTCCGAAGCGGCCACCACCGCCACGCTCACCGCATTGGCGCCGGGCCTGACGCCCGAGATGGTGGCGGCCGTGTCCAAGATCATGCGCAACCAGGACCTGGTGTCGATCGCAAAAAAGTGCAGCGTGGTCACGCGCTTTCGCGACACCATCGGCCTGCCCGGCCACCTGGCCGTGCGCCTGCAGCCCAACCACCCGACCGACGACCTGCGCGGCGTGGCCGCCTCCACGCTCGACGGCCTGCTCTACGGTGCGGGCGATGCGGTGATCGGCCTCAACCCGGCTTCGGACAGCATGCCCGTGCTGGGCCAGTTGCTGCACATGCTCGACGAGGTGATCCAGCGCTTCGAGATTCCCACGCAAAGCTGCGTGCTCACGCACGTGACCAACACGCTCAAGCTGGCCGAGGCCGGTGCACCGGTGGACCTGGTGTTCCAGTCGATCGCGGGCACCGAGAGGGCGAACCTCTCCTTCGGCGTGACGCCCGAACTGCTCGACGAGGCCTATGCGGCGGCGCTGTCGCTCAAGCGCGGCACCATCGGCGACAACGTCATGTACTTCGAGACCGGCCAGGGCAGCGCGCTCTCGGCCAACGCCAACTTCGGCGTCGACCAGCAGACCTGCGAGGCGCGCGCCTATGCGCTGGCGCGGCGCTACAAGCCCTTTCTCATCAACACTGTCGTCGGCTTCATCGGGCCGGAGTATCTGTACGACGGCAAGCAGATCATTCGCGCCGGGCTCGAGGATCACTTCTGCGGCAAGCTGCTGGGCCTGCCCATCGGCTGCGACATCTGCTACACCAACCACGCCGAGGCCGACCAGGACGACATGGACACGCTGCTCGTGCTGCTGGGCACGTCGGGCATCAACTTCATCATGGGCATCCCGGGTGCGGACGACGTGATGCTCAACTACCAGAGCACTTCTTTCCACGACGCGCTGTTCCTGCGCGAAACGCTGGGCCTGAAGCGCGCGCCGGAGTTCGAGGCATGGCTGCAGCGCATGCAGATCACCAATGCGGCCGGCCAGCTGGCGCCGCCCTCTTCCAACCGGCTGCTGGCCGACATGAGCGGGCTGTCCGCACTCGCGTCATGA